The window CTGGAAAGATACTAAGGAGGCAATTGAAGGACAAGTTATATTCGAGAATTTGATGAATTAAAAATATTTCATTCTTTTTTATGCAATTCTTCAACTGTGTGGCTTATAAATTATAAACCCTTGAGGTGGGTTGACACGGGTCTATTTTTTATGTAATTTGATCAACATTCAACAACAATGTTGGAATTTATTGGAATAAATAGAATTTATTATTACAGAGTATACAAAGAAACGATTACATTGTAGAAAGTAGAAACCATTTGGATATGGTGTGTATATGGAAGTGGGCCCATGGCCTTATTCTTGGATGTATATGTGTTGTATTAGTTAGCTTTTCCAATTTCAGCACCTCCGGAGCCACCCTttcctccgccaccaccactgCCGCCGCCCCATCCTCCatgaccaccaccacctccacctccaccgcTCCATCCTCCCTTGCCACCTCCTCCTtgaccaccacctccaccactccACCCTCCCTTACCACCTCCTCCTTGACCTCCACCACTCCATCCTCCCTTACCACCTCCTCCGCTCCATCCTCCCTTGTCACCTCCGCCTTGACCTCCACCATTCCATCCTCCCTTACCACCTCCTCCTtgaccaccacctcctccgctcCATCCTCCCTTGCCACCTCCTCCTTGACCGCCACCTCCTCCATGACCGCCACTTGATCCTCCATGACCGCCACTTGATCCTCCATGACCGCCACCTCCAgggccaccacctccaccactccATCCTCCCTTACCTACACATCCATAACCACCCCATCCTCCAAAACCACCACCACCGCATCCGCCACCTTTTCCTCCATTTCCATACCCACCCCAACCATCCTtacctccacctccacctccaccacctccttgTGTCTTCCCAACTAATTTCCCTAtgcaaacatacacacacacacacaaaaaaaaaaaaagatgagaaCAAGCAAATCATAAGATCTTAAAACATGTTAATTACAAACGAATTGAAATACGTTACCTTTTCTCTCATCATCTTCAGAACTTTTAGCAATTACAGAAGAAACAACAAGAACATATGCACACAAAAAAGCCAACAACATATAACCACCTTTGATTTTCATTTtctcaaaatgtatgtaaataaaAACGATCACTTATATGAAAATGTTACTCTTTTTGGGCTCTTTTTATAGAGTTGAAAGCATTAAATAAAACTTGTCTGCTACTAACTTCCTACAAAATTCAGGTGGGAGTTACAAAACTGGATAGATTCAATTTCAAACCTCTTAGATCATCTTTTGTTGACTAAAAATTCAAAGAGAGTTAGCATCACCACAGGTGGCAACAAAACTGACACCTGGACAATGCGAATAGTACGCATTTTAT of the Lactuca sativa cultivar Salinas chromosome 6, Lsat_Salinas_v11, whole genome shotgun sequence genome contains:
- the LOC111887517 gene encoding uncharacterized protein LOC111887517; translated protein: MKIKGGYMLLAFLCAYVLVVSSVIAKSSEDDERKGKLVGKTQGGGGGGGGGKDGWGGYGNGGKGGGCGGGGFGGWGGYGCVGKGGWSGGGGGPGGGGHGGSSGGHGGSSGGHGGGGGQGGGGKGGWSGGGGGQGGGGKGGWNGGGQGGGDKGGWSGGGGKGGWSGGGQGGGGKGGWSGGGGGQGGGGKGGWSGGGGGGGGHGGWGGGSGGGGGKGGSGGAEIGKAN